The sequence below is a genomic window from Thiomonas sp. FB-Cd.
TCCGACAACCGATGCCACCGAAGGTGCCCACTTGGATCCTTGAGGATGTCACCCTTCCATCGTTGCAAAAACATTTGGCAACTGCATGTCCGTTTGCGTTATGCGCGAGTGAGGAGGGCTATAGGGTGCTGGACGAGTTGGTCGGGCGGCAACCCACGCAGGTCGCCGCAGCTTGGGGCGGACTCCCACCACAATCCTTGCGCATGGAGCGCTCGTATTCAGGGAGGGATCCCATTCGGCTGTCAATTTTGGCCATGGTCCAGGGACAACAGTTTGGCAAATTTCTTCAGCGCAGAGGGGACGACGTTTTCGGTTCGGGTGTCATGTCGCGCTTTTTCGTCTGCGAGCCCATGCCAACCGCCGGGTATCGCGACTGGAATACGGCAAGGCAGGTTTCGCGCGAGCCCATCAATGCATTGGTCGAGCGGTTGTTGACGTTGGCGCGACGTGCGGGCAATCGGCTCGTCGCGGGAGAACCACTTCGAGATCGGCTCAAGCTATCGGACCAAGCTAAATTGGTGTGGCGTCAATGTTCTCTTGATTACGAACAATGGATCGGCCCCGGTCGTTGGCTCGCTGCACTACCAGCGTTTGGTTCGAAGTGCGCAGAACACGTCCTCCGGGTGGCGGGTGCGATAGCCGTAGTCGAGTCGGATGATCGGATCGTCAGGGAGCAGCACATGCTCGCCGCATCCAAAGTGGTCTTCTTCTTCGCGCAAGAGGCCCTGCGCTTGTTCGGACCACAACCGCAGGTGCCCCTTCAAGTCCAATGGGCGTCCGAGCTAGAAAATTTTTTGTGGAGTCGCATGCAGTTGATGGGCGGTGTACCTCAGCCCATTGCTGCGAACGATATTCTGAGAAATGGGCCAAAAAACCTCAGACGACGTGAAAATCTGGATGCGGCCACGTCAGTCCTGCAACAGCAAGGCAGGATCATTGTCGCTCCGCGGCCGCATGGCAGTTATGCCGTACAGTTCTACGATCCAGCGGCTTTCATGCCCGCCGCAGTGATGCCAATGGCACGGTTCCCGGCGTGATGAGCGGGTTGATGACTTTGCGGATGGCGCTGGTGTGACGGGGCGGGTAGAAACGCAGTGCGCGGTCGAGAAAGTGTGCGGCCGAATCTGTTGCGCCGATGCAGCCGATTCCATCGTGGCAGTGCCCGCAGCAATACCGCGTGCTAGTGCTTGACCTGTGCCGAG
It includes:
- a CDS encoding DUF3987 domain-containing protein: MMITDFALQRSPATFPLTDMPDLIRHAIQALADAEQVAVEAAATVVLGINAAVAQAVGDVVSPVGRDIPLGQFTIVIYPSGQSKTPLINAFLEPLRALQNEFAHDGDMRRKKHAAALDVHREKAEYLRQELRRALNEKRSAAVIELQIEELAVRQPMPPKVPTWILEDVTLPSLQKHLATACPFALCASEEGYRVLDELVGRQPTQVAAAWGGLPPQSLRMERSYSGRDPIRLSILAMVQGQQFGKFLQRRGDDVFGSGVMSRFFVCEPMPTAGYRDWNTARQVSREPINALVERLLTLARRAGNRLVAGEPLRDRLKLSDQAKLVWRQCSLDYEQWIGPGRWLAALPAFGSKCAEHVLRVAGAIAVVESDDRIVREQHMLAASKVVFFFAQEALRLFGPQPQVPLQVQWASELENFLWSRMQLMGGVPQPIAANDILRNGPKNLRRRENLDAATSVLQQQGRIIVAPRPHGSYAVQFYDPAAFMPAAVMPMARFPA